The window CCTTATGGAGGCCCTCCTCGCCATATTGAACGCCGTCAAAGCGCCGATAGGCAGAGTCGCCGCATCCCTCAAGTCGGCCCTAGTGGGCTCCACGTTCTTGGCGGGAGCCACCGCGTATTCCGCCATAGCTCCCTGGGTGGAGACTCCGATTATGGCCCCTCCAGTGATCTCGCACATCTGGGTCTCGCCGGAGAGGCAGTACCGACAGTGGCCGCAGTAGAGCCTGTTGTAGACCACCACGGCGTCCCCGCGCTGGGGGCTCGAAACGCCCGGCCCCACCTCCTCGACCACGCCGGCGAACTCGGAGCCGGGTATGTGGGGCATCGGCGACGCCTTTACGGCGCCGGCCACGACGTTGTAGTCGAGGGGGTTAACGCCGACGTAAGCCACCCTTATCAGGACCTCCCCGGGGCCGGGCCTGGGGACGGGGACGTCCTCGATCTTTAGGTTCTCCAACCCGGGCGCCGGGAAGACGGCGGCCCTCATATGCTACTTCTCCTCCACTACGTAGTTCCGGAGCACGCCGATCTTCTCGACCTCGGCCTCCACCACGTCGCCTCCCTTGAGGAACTTGCCTCTGGGGAACCCGACGCCGGGAGGCGTCCCGGTGAATATGAGGTCGCCCGGCTTCAGCGTTATGCCCTGGGAGGCCCAGTATATGAGCTGTTGTACGTTGAAGATAAGCTCGGAGGTGTTGCCCCTCTGCTCCACCGCGCCGTTTACCCTGAGCTCCAGGCCTAGCTTGTTGGGGTCCTCTATCTCGTCCCTAGTCACTATGTAGGGCCCCACAGGCGCGGCTGTGTCCATGGACTTCCCCCATATCCAGTTGAGGCCGTACTGGGTGGCCGGGTACTGCCAGTCCCTAAGGGATATGTCGTTGCCGACGGTGTAGCCGAAGACGTAGTCCAGGGCCCTCTCGGGAGGTATGTATTTGCCCGGCCTCCCCAAGACGACTACGAGCTCCACCTCCCAGTCCATCTTCTCGACCACCTTGTGCTTGACTACGGGCTGTTCGTGGCCGACCAGAGCGTTGGGTAGCTTGGGGAAGAAATAGGGCTTGGGCGGGGGCTCGTGCCCCATCTCCTTGCCGTGCGATTTGTAGTTCACCGCGACGGCCAAGATCTTCTCGGGGTTGGGGACCGGGGGCTCCCAGACTATATCCTTGGGGCTGAGCTTAGCCTCCTCGGGCGCTCTGCGGGAGATATACTCGACTATCTCCAGCGCCGGCCTCCCGGCCGCTATGAGCTTCCTCATGTCGTGGAGGAAGTCCGGCGCCTCGTAGGCGTCGTAGACGAGCGTGTAGGCCTTGGGGAGATCCACCACGAATCCGTCGAGGAACAGTCCGACTCTCCGCGCCTCGCCCTTCCTGAACGTCAACAACTTCATAGAGCAGTGTAACGAGGGTCTAAAAAAGTACTAGGCCTGGCAGTAATACGTCGCTACTGGGTGGAGAAGGCGTGTTTCAAGCTCTTCGAACAAATGGTCTAGGACGCGCCCCCTCCGCCGCACGACGTTGGAGAAGTCGGAAATACCTCGACGCCCGCCGGCGCAGCGGCCTCAGCCCCGAGCGAGCGCCGCGTCTAGATTGGGGGCCGCCAGCCATTCACGAACCTCGCGTCGCATCGCCGAAGCCGCAAATCGTGGCCGTAAGCGCGCTAGGACGACGTAACCCGGCTGTGATAGACGCAGACGCTACGGCTGGGATGGGCGCCCCGGGCCGACGATCGCGGGACTCGGCCCCTACGCCTATAGAGGATGCCGAGGGACGGGCCGCCGGCGTCTTCGGCCCAGTCGGCGGGCGCTGGGCTAGCCCCTCCTCTCCGCCTCCCTCCTCCTCAACAAGCCCCTCACTATCGCTATGTACATCACCAGTTTGGGGTAGTACCTGAATAGGTCTTCTCTCCCGGTCTCCCAAGCCTCCTTGTCGATAGCCTCGGCGATTCTCTCCAGCTCGGCCACGTCGTCCCACGTGTAGTCCTTGATGTCCTTATCCAGCAACTCGATCAGCCTTCTCCTAACCTCCTCGGTGTAGTACTTCGACTTTGCGAGGGGGACCAAAGCCCTAAGAGTTCCGCGCAACAGAACAGCCTCCGGCTCCGTTATGAGCCCCTTAGCGGCGAGGAAGTCTATCAAGGCGTTCTGGTATCCGTAGAAGGCCTCCCTCACCTGCACAAGGCCCTTTGCCAACTCCTCCACACGCGCCTCGATCCTATCGATGCGGCCGCCGAGTTCTACCCTCACGGACTCAATTTTTCTGTCTAGCGTGTAGTAGAGTACTACGATCGCGATTACTACAAGCGGCGCCTGTGCTATGAGCGAGCTGACTACGAATCCGAGATCTATCACGTAAGCCGCCGGCCTTCTCAGCTTATAAGCCTTATCCGCAACAGCCGCCGCCTAGAAACGCAAGCCGTCTGGGCGTCGCCCGCGGGGCCGTCATGTCTATGGTAGAGGCGGCCGGACGGAGCCGCGGCCCGCACGTAGCGGGAAGCTATCTGAGGTACCGCTCGACGGCCCTCCGCACGATTGGGTCCGGGATCGAGTAGAGATCGCCGGCCTTTTCGAGGATCCCCATCTTCACCAGATAGTGGAGCAAGGCGGTGAAGTTCTTGTCGTCTATCTCGGCCCCCTCGCGGGCCTCGACCGCCATCTTTATCTCGGACCACCTCATCGGCCTCAACGCGACGGCCTTCAATATGGCGCGGTATCTCTCCTCGGCCCTCGACTTCAGCAGAAATCTCTCGAGCTCGGCCGCCTCCTGCCGCGCCGCCGTATCGGCTATCTCCTCCAGGCCGCCCGCGCCCGCGGTCCTCGCCCAGCCGTAGTAGGTGAGCCAGCCGATGATGCCGTCTAGGAGATCCACGGCCCTCTCCAGCTCCTCCTCGGGCGGGCTGATCCCGGCCTCGCCGAAGCCCCTCCTCAAGAAGTCGAGCGCCTGCTCTCTGCCCAGCCTCCTCGTCCTTATCTCGACTACGGCCCTCCCGTAGAGAGGTGACTCGGGGTCGTCTAGCCTCAAGATATCGTACACGAGGCCTATCTGCGAGCCCGTGACGATGGCCACCAGGTTGGGCAGATTGTCGTAGATATACGCCAACAGCTTGGCCAGCCCCACCCCAGCCCCTCTCAGCTCCTGCACCTCGTCTATGGCCACGGCCACCCGCTCGCCGGCTTCCTCGGCTACGCGGTCCACGGCCTCCAGCAACGAGGCCAAGTCGGCGCCTCCCCCGCTCCAGCTCAACGCCACAGATAGGCCGTGCGCCGACACCGAGATCCCCCTCACCGAGCCGAGCGCCTGGATGAGCTTGTCCCTCAGGGAGGCCTCACGCCTGAGGAATTCCGTAAGGGCTCTGCCGAGCTCCGCCGCGAAGCCGCGCGCCGTGGCGCGGCCGGTCGCCAACGCGGCGCGTCTGGCGTCTATATAGATATGCGGCACGCGGAGGCCGTTGAGGAAGCTCCTCACCAGACTGGACTTGCCCGTCCGCCTAAGCCCCAACACGGCAGTGATGCGGCCTTTCTCATACCCCAGCCGCAACATACGGAGCTCCTCCTCGAAGTCGTAGAGCTCCTCAAGCGACTCCTTGGGCTCTAGCTTGAAGAGGGCTGGTACAACCACCAGTTACTGGTAGTACCACCAGTTAATAAACACATGGCGCGGCCGGCCGTCCATACGTCGCCCGTAATGCTAAAATTGGCGAATCGCCAAGCCTCCATGCGGAGGGCGCTAGCGGCTATGTTGGCCTTGCTCTCGGCGGGCTACGTTGCCGTGAACTTTGTGGGGTTGCCCGAGGCGTTGGTGGCCGAGAACCTGGCCTTCGCGGCCGTGTACGCGGCCTTGGCGGCGGCCATCTGGCGGGGCGGCGGGCCTCCGGCGTACGCCGTCTTGCTTGCGGCGGCCGCCTTCAACGCCGGGAGGGTGTCCGAGGTGATCTGGTCGCCCGCCGTGGGCTTGGGCCCCCTCGCCGCCCAACACCTTCCGCTACTGGCGTATCTGGCCGTGGTGGCTGTGTTGGCCGCGGTCCAGATAGCCAGAAGCGGCCGGTAGCTTATTTCTGGCGATATCGGCCAACACATGGCCTTCACTGGCGACTATCTGAGGAGGATAATGAGGCGCTACCCCACCGACGTGTCCGTCGTGACGACGGCCTATAGAGGCGCCTTCTACGGCCTCACCGCCAACTCCTTCATATCCCTCTCCCTGAACCCGCCCCTAGTCCTCGTGGCCATAGACAAGAGGGCCAGGACGCACGAGGCAGTCAAGGGATCCGGCGTCTACGCCGTCAACATACTTGCGCACGACATGGAGGAGATCGCCAGGAGGTTCGCCACGGCGCCGCCCGAAGAGCGGTTCAGAGACCTCAAGCTGGCGTTCGCGGCCACGGGAGTGCCCATACTGGCCGACGCCCTGGCCTACCTGGACTGCGAGGTCGTCGCCGAGTACCCTGGAGGAGACCACACCATATTTGTCGGCAGGGTGGTCGACGGCGCCGTGCTGAACGACAAGCCTCCGCTCATATACTACGACAGGGGATACCGGTCGCTTTGACACAATAGCAGGGGCTCTGGGCTGTGTAGCTCACGACGTCGCCGCAAGCCTCCCGGCCTTCAATTAAACCCCTCTGAAATTTGCCGCTGATAGCGGCTACAGCGAGCCCGGCATCGCGAACAGCAGTATGCTTTCCGTCGCGAAGGCCAGCGCCACGCCGGCCACCAACGACGCCCAGAACCTATAGCTGGTGAGCCCGCCCAGCTTGGGCAAGGCGCTGAGGTTGACGTGTAGCAAGGCGTATACAATAGAGGCCGTCGCCACGGTGTCGAGTGTGGCTATGAAGAGCCCTCCGCCGAGCCCCGTGTAGTATACAGCGGCCCCCGGGATCGCCGGCAGTCCGGCCAGGAGGGACAGACCCGCTATATACGCCGGCGAAGGCCTCGCGGCTCTATCCCCGAGCAACGGCCCAACTATGGCGAAGCCCTCTGTCGCGTTGTGGACGGCAAAGCCCACGGTGAAAAGCGCCGCCGAGGCCACGGCGCCTGCGAGGAGGCTGGCGGCTATGGCGAAGCCCTCGCCCACGTTGTGTATGCCGAGGGAGAGCGCCACTATAAACGCCGAGGCGGACGAAGGCGCCGCGCCCGCCCTAGCGCCCAGCCTCTCCGCCTTCGCAAAGACCACGAACGTCGCGACGAGGGCCGCAGTGGTAACAGCTACCGCCGCCAAGAAGTCCGGCAATGTGGCGGGCTTGGCCAGCCCCTCGACGTACTCAGACGCCTCGTGACCAGTCTCAAGGGCCAGATAGGCGAGGATCCCGCCGGCCATCGCCTGCAGAGTCCCCAGACTTTTTTGATCTAGCCTATACCTGGCGAGGTACATGGACCAGGCCCCTATTAACACAGTTATTCCAGCCAGGAACCCGTAGCCGATAGGCACCAGTTGGTCCATCGCGGTATTCCCCAATATGTACTTTTAAATATTAACAATGTTATTAGATCTTTTTAAAAACGATTTCGAAATTAAATTCGCTATGAACGCCGAAGGTCGGCAACAGTCTTTTATATTTTCAACACTGATATCTTAAGCTATATCGTTCCGTAGCCATGTTAGAAAGCCTTATCGGGCGCCGGGTTAGGCTAGTGTTAGCCAGACGCAACCAAGTGCCGAGGCAGGTCTAGAGGTGGCGGAGGGGATCCTGCCCACATCGCGATAGGGCGCTGGCTAGCTATGGCGAGTGGGTGAGGCGGCGGAGAGGGAATCGGCCGTGGAGGCCAAACTTGTGTATAGTTAAAAGCGGGTTTTTCATGCGCCGCGGCTTACCTTTTCGGCCTCCTTGATGACCTCGTCGTACGGCGGCTCGTTGCGCGGGTCGTCGCTGTGCCAGACGTACCTAATCGTGCCGCTCGGGTCGACAATGTAGACGGCTCTCTTGGCTAGGTGGAAGAGCGGCAGGCCGAGCAGGTTCGCCTGGACCACGTCGTACATGCCTATCACTATCCTGTTGTAGTCGGAGAGAAGCGTGAAGTTGAGCTTGTTGGCGTCCTTAAATGCCTTGAGCGCGAACGGGCTGTCCACCGAGATCGCCAACACCTCGGCGTTGGCCTTGTTCAGAAGCGCCATCTTGTCGCGGAACGTGCACAGCTCCTTGGTACATACCGAGGTGAAGGCGCCGGGGAAGAAGAGGAGCACCACGGGCCTCCCCCTCTTCAACACCTCGGACAGCCGCACCGGCTTCAGCTCCTCGCTGAGTAGCTCGAAATCCGGAGCCTTGTCGCCTACTTTGAGCACCATAGCCGTGCGTCGATGGACATTTTTAAACATTGGTCCACAACGTTATCACGGCGATAAGATCTCCGAAGAACGGCAGACGCCTCCGCGACGGCCGCGTGGCTTCAAAAGTAAAGATATAAACTCAACAAAGTATATTGATCTGATTTAATTATATATTTCGCTTAGGTTATGCTTCCGCCTTGGCTCGCCACGACAGCCGGCGATTATGGGTCTATCTCGAGGATCAGGCAAGCCCTCAACCGCTACGGGCTCTACACGGTATGCGAGGGCGCCCGGTGCCCCAACATATTTAGATGCTGGGGCGAGGGCACCGCGACGTTCATGATACTTGGGGAGGTCTGCACCAGGTCTTGCAGGTTCTGCTCGGTGCGCACCGGGGATCCCAGAGGCCTCGTCGATATGGGCGAGGCCGAGAGGCTCGCCAAAGCCGTCAAGGAGCTGGGGTTGCGGTACGTGGTGGTGACCTCGGTGGCGAGGGACGATCTGCCCGACGGAGGGGCCTCCGCCTTCGCCGAGGCGGTGAGGTTGCTGAAGGGCGCCGGCGCGTTGGTCGAGGTGTTGGTGCCCGACTTCGGGGGGAGCGCCGAGGCGGTAGCCGCAGTGGTGAGGTCGGGACCCGACGTCTTCGCGCACAACATCGAGACCGTGCGGCGGCTGACCCCCTCGGTGAGAGACAGGAGGGCGGGCTACGACAGGTCTCTGGCCGTCTTGAGGGCCGCCAAGGAGTTCGGGGCGCCCTTGACCAAGTCGGGCCTCATGTTGGGCCTAGGCGAGACCTTCGAGGAGGTAGTGGAGGCCCTCGACGATCTGCGGAGGGCGGACGTGGACATAGTCACAATAGGGCAGTACATAAGGCCGACCGGCTCCCCGAGGCACATCAAGCCGGCTAGATACGTCACGCCCGAGGAGTTCGAGAAGCTGGGCGATGTCGCCAGGGCCATGGGGTTCAAGGCCGTGGCGTCGGGGCCGTTGGTGAGGAGCTCCTACATGGCGGCCGAGTTATATAGGGAGGCCTTGAGGAATATAGTATACATAAGTTAAAACTTATATATTAATTTCGATTTAGCTAGTGTGTTGGAAACAAATTTAGAAATTCCTAGACAGTATAGAACAGAAGTTAAACAGCCGCAGATCTTCAGAGTGCTCGGCCAAGACGGCGAGCCCAACGAGGCCTACGAGATAGGCTATAAGCCGACCGAGGGCGAGCTGGCCAAGGCGTATAGGTGGATGGTGGTCGGCAGGACTCTCGACAAGTACGCCTTGATGTACCACAGGATGGGCAAGGTGAGGTCCACCTACGGGCCTCACGAGGGGCACGAGGCCGCGGACGCCGGCACGGCGCTGGCGCTCAGGCCGGAGGACTGGGTGGCGCCGCACTACAGGAACTTGACTCTCGTCATCGCCCGCGGCGTCCCGCTGGAGGTTATATGGGCCAAGTTCTTCGCCAAGTCCGGCGACCCCGACAAGGGCAGGAACCTCACGATCGAGTGGGGCGGCTTCAAGAAATGGCGCATTCTGTCGATTGGCGCCCCTATAGGCCACCAGTACGTGTACGCGGCTGGGTTCGCCTACGCGCTGAGGTATATGAAGAGGGACGAGGTGGTGGCGGCCTACATCGGCGACGGCGGCACCTCGACCGGCGGCTTCCACGCAGGCTTGAACTTCGCCGGGGTCTACAAGGTCCCCGCGGCGTTCTTCATCTACAACAACCAATACGCCATATCCATGCCGGTGGCCAGACAGACCGCGGTGGAGCGGCTGGCGACCAAGGCGGCGGCATACGGGATAGAGGGCGTCTCGGCCGACGGTATGGATCTCCTGGCGGTTGTCAAGACGGCCAAATGGGCGGTCGAGAAGGCGAGGCGCGGGGAGCCAGCGTTGGTGGAGTACGTGATGTACCGCTTCGGCCCCCACACCACGGCCGACGATCCCCTGACCAGGTATAGGGACCAGAAGGAGGTTGAGGAGTGGAGGCGTTGGGATCCTCTGGCCAGGCTGGAGCGCTTCCTGATAAGGTCGGGGATATACAGCGAGAGCGACGTGAGGACTATCTGGGAGGAGGCGGAGAGGGAGGTCAAGGAGGCCGCCAAGGCGGCGGAGGCAATGCCCGACGTGCCCGTCGAGGAGGCGGTAAGGGACGTCTACAGCTTCGTCCCCAAGTCGCTCCAGGAATGGCTGGGGGAGCTATGATCGCCAATATGGCCAAGGCCATAAACATGGCGTTGCACGAGGAGATGGCGAGGGACGAGCGGGTTGTCGTGTTGGGCGAGGACGTGGGGAGGAGAGGCGGCGTCTTCCTCGTGACCGAGGGGCTCTACGAGAGGTTCGGCCCCGAGAGGGTGATAGACACGCCGCTCAACGAGGGCGGCATATTGGGCTTCGCGCTGGGGATGGCCATGGCCGGGCTGAAGCCGGTCGCCGAGATACAGTTCGTGGACTTCATATGGACCGGCGCCGACGAGCTTCTGAACCACATAGCGAAGCTCAGGTATAGATCCGGCGGCGAGTACAAGGCTCCGCTGGTCGTCAGAGCGCCGGTGGGCTCGGGCGTCAAGAGCGGGCTGTACCACAGCCAGAGCCCCGAGGCCGTGTTCGTCCACACGCCGGGCCTGGTCGTGGTCATGCCGTCGACGCCCTACAACGCCAAGGGGTTGCTCAAGGCGGCCATAAGGGGGGACGACCCGGTCGTCTTCCTCGAGCCGAAGATACTCTACAGATCGCCGAGGGAGGAGATCCCCGACGGGGACTACGTGGTCGAGATAGGGAAGGCCAGAGTGGCCAGGGAGGGCGACGACGTCACGGTAGTGGCCTACGGGGCGATGGTCCACAGAGCGTTGGAGGCGGCCGAGAAGGCCAAGGCGTCTGTGGAGGTCGTAGACCTGCTCACGCTCAACCCTATGGACGTCGACGCGGTCCTCAAGAGCGTGTCGAAGACCGGGAGGCTGGTTGTGGCCTACGACGCGCCCAAGACCGCCGGGCTCGGCGCAGAGGTGGCCGCCGTAGTCGCCGAGAAGGCCTTGGACAAGCTCGCGGCGCCTGTCGTGAGGGTGGCGGGTCCCGACGTGCCGCAGAGCCCCGTGGCCCACGACGCCATCTACGCGCCGACGGTCGAGCGTATATTGAAGGCGATAGAAAAGGTGATGGCGTACTGATGGAGTTCAAGTTCCCCGATCTGGGAGAGGGCCTCGTCGAGGGCGAGATCGTCAAGTGGCACGTGAAGGAGGGGGACTACGTCAAGGAGGGCGATCCCCTGGTAGACGTAATGACGGAGAAGGCCACGGTCACCCTCCCCGCCCCCGCCGCGGGCAAGGTAGTCAAGATCTTGGCCAAGGAGGGCCAGGTAGTCAAGGTGGGCCAGACGCTGTGCGTAATCGAGCCGGCGGAGGGCGAGGCGAAACAAGCCGAGAGGCCCCAGGCCGAGGCGGCCCAGCAAGCCCCCCGCGAGGTGGCCGCCATGCCTGCCGCCAGAAGGCTCGCCAGAGAGCTCGGCGTAGATCTCGCCAAGGTCAAGGGCACAGGCCCCGGCGGGGTGATAACAGTCGAGGACGTAAGGAGATATGCCGAGGAGCTCAAGGCCAAGGGAGGGGAGGCGCCGGAGGCCCCCAAAGCCGCCGAGGCGCCTAAGGCTGTCGGGGGCGCCGAGGAGGCGGAGGTGATCCCCGTGAGGGGCATTAGGAGGGCCGTTGCGGAGAAGATGACGAAGGCGAAGAGGCTCGTCCCGCACGCCTACCATCTGGAGGAGGTGGACCTCACCGAGCTCATAAGGCTTCGCGAGAGGCTGAAGGCCGAGGCGGAGCGGCGGGGCGTCAAGCTGACGCTTCTGCCCTTCGTGGCGAGGGCCGTCGCGCTGGCGTTGAGGGAGTTCCCTATGCTGAACTCCGAGTACGACGAGGAGAAGAACGCCATAGTTGTGAGGAAGGCGGTGAACTTGGGCATAGCCGTAGACACAGAGCAGGGCCTAGTGGTGGTCGTGGTGAGGGACGCCGATAGGAAGGGCGTGTTGGAGCTGGCCAAGGAGATCGCGGCGCTCGCCGAGAAGGCCAGGTCCGGCAAGCTGGATATACAAGACGTCAGGGGCTCCACGTTCACCATAAGCAACATAGGCGCCGTGGGAGGGCTCGGCGGCCTCTCCATACTCAACTACCCCGAGGCCGCTATCATGGCCGTCGGCCAGGCCAAGAAGAAGCCGTGGGTTGTCGAGGGCAGGATAGAGATAAGGGATATAGCCCTCGTGGCGGTCAGCTTCGACCACAGAGTGGTCGACGGGGCGTACGTGGCCAGGTTCGTGAACAGGGTGAGGGAGCTCTTGGAGAGGCCCGAGCTCCTCTTGCTATGAAGCTCGTCGTGGTGGGCGGCGGGCCGGCCGGCTACGCGGCGGCCATAAGGGCGAGGCACCTCGGCATCGACGTGGTCCTCGTGGAGGCGGAGCACGTCGGCGGAGAGTGCACCAACCACGCCTGTATCCCCTCGAAGGCTTTGCTCCACGCGGCGGAGGTCTTCCGCGCGGCGGCCTCGGCGCCGTGGCTTGCCGGCCAGCCCTCCTTCAAGTGGAGGGAGGCCGTTGCGTGGAAGGACAAGGTGGTGGAGAGGCTGAGGCGCGGGATAGAGTTCCTCCTCAAGTCGGCCGGCGTGGAGGTGGTGCGGGGGCTGGCGAGGCCGGGCCCCGGCAAGTCCGTGGAGGTGGACGGCAGGAGGATAGAGTACGACTTCCTCCTCCTGGCGACGGGCAGCGAGCCCGTCGAGCTGCGCCAGCTACCCCGCGGCGGGAGGGTGGTGGGCACCCGGGAGGTCTTCAGCCTAGAGGAGGCCCCCGCGTCGGTGGTGGTCGTCGGGGGAGGCGCCGCGGGCGTCGAGGCCGCCTCCCTGTTCTCGATGATAGGGGCAGACGTCCACCTAGTGGAGGTCATGGACAGGCTCCTCCCCGGCCTCGACCCAGACGTCTCTAGGCAGGTGGAGAGATCCCTCGCGGGCAGAGGAGTCAAGGTGCACACATCAAGCGAGGTCGCCAAGGCGACAGACGGCGGGAGGTCGGTCCGCCTAAAGCTGTCGACGCGCGAAGGCGAGAAGGAGGTGGAGGCCGAGCTGGTCGTCGTGGCGGTGGGCAGACGCCCCAGGCCAGGCCCCTTCGCCTCGCTAGGCCTCGAGCTGGACTCCAGAGGAGCCGTGAAGACCGACCAGTCCATGAGGACGAGCCTGCCCTGGGTGTACGCGGCGGGGGACGTGGCGGGGCCGCCGTACTACGCCCACAAGGCCTACGCCCAGGCCAAGGTCGCCGTGGAGAACATGGCGGGGCTCAAATCGGCCTACGAGCCCCGGGCCGTGCCCGCGGTCATATTCAGCGACCCCGAGGTGGTGTCTGTCGGCCTCACAGAGGAGGAGGCGGCTAGAAGGGGGTATAGGCCCAAGTCGGCCAGAGTGCCCCTATCGGCGATCGGGCGCGCCGTGGCGACGGACTCCTCCGAGGGCTTCGCCAAGCTCGTCTACGACGGGGAGAGCCGCATAGTGCTGGGCGTCCACATGGTGGGGCGCGGCGTCTCGGAGCTGGCCGGCGAGGCCGCGGCCCTCGTCGAGTTCTACGCCACCGTCGACGACCTCGCGCTGGTGGTCCACCCCCACCCCACGCTCTCGGAGGTGTTCGTGGAGCTGGCCGAGGCGGCCCTCGGCAAGCCGACGCACGTGGCCAAGCTATGAGGATCGTCTGGATCGGCAGGACGAGGTACCCGGAGGCCTGGCGGTTGATGAAGTCTATCCACAGAGCGGTCGCCTCGGGGCTTCTAGACGACGTCGTATTGGTCACGGAACACGACCCCGTGGTGACGGTGGGCAAACACGGGAGGGTCAACAACGTGTTGAGGTGGGACGTGCCCGTCTACGTGGTGGAGAGGGGAGGGGACGCCACGTACCACGGCCCCGGGCAGGCGGTGGTGTACCCCGTAGTGGTCTTGAGGTGGCCGTTGCGGCGCTACATAGACGCGTTGGAGAACGCGGTCATAGCGGCGTTGGGGCGCTACGGGATAGAGGCGGGGAAGAACCCCGGCCATAGGGGGGTCTGGATCGGCGGGAAGAAAATAGCCAGCTTGGGAATAGCGGTGGAGGACAACACGGCGTACCACGGAGTCGCCGTAAACGTCTCAATTGACGTGGGCGAGTTCGCCAGGATAAACCCCTGCGGGCTGCCGGCCTCCCTCATGACGTCGATGAGGCTACTCGGCGTCGACGCCGACGTCAAGGACGTGGGCATACAGACGGCGCTCAGCCTAGCCAAGGAGCTCGGCCTGCCCGCCGAGATCTCCGAGAAGGCCCCCGACGTGCCTCTACTGCCGGTCGAGCTGAGGCCGGTGCAAGTCCAGGAGGCGGGGCCTCCCCCGGAGCGATAGCCTTTTAAATAGAACGGGATTCCGAATCGTGAAGATAGTGGCGACCTACCGGTTTTCGCGGGACGACTCCTGCCACAAGCTGGGGCTCAGACACCCCGCATACCTCGTCATGGAGAAGATGAAGGAGCTGGGGCCCGGCCAGGCCCTGGAGGTCGTCACCGACGACTACGACTGGGCTCTGACCATAGAGATGATAGCCAAGGGCGCCAACTACGGAGTCGAGCGCGGCGAGGCGGGCGGGCTCCAGAGGATAGTGGTATACAAGCCCTAGC of the Thermoproteus uzoniensis 768-20 genome contains:
- the lipA gene encoding lipoyl synthase encodes the protein MLPPWLATTAGDYGSISRIRQALNRYGLYTVCEGARCPNIFRCWGEGTATFMILGEVCTRSCRFCSVRTGDPRGLVDMGEAERLAKAVKELGLRYVVVTSVARDDLPDGGASAFAEAVRLLKGAGALVEVLVPDFGGSAEAVAAVVRSGPDVFAHNIETVRRLTPSVRDRRAGYDRSLAVLRAAKEFGAPLTKSGLMLGLGETFEEVVEALDDLRRADVDIVTIGQYIRPTGSPRHIKPARYVTPEEFEKLGDVARAMGFKAVASGPLVRSSYMAAELYREALRNIVYIS
- a CDS encoding peroxiredoxin; amino-acid sequence: MVLKVGDKAPDFELLSEELKPVRLSEVLKRGRPVVLLFFPGAFTSVCTKELCTFRDKMALLNKANAEVLAISVDSPFALKAFKDANKLNFTLLSDYNRIVIGMYDVVQANLLGLPLFHLAKRAVYIVDPSGTIRYVWHSDDPRNEPPYDEVIKEAEKVSRGA
- a CDS encoding dihydrolipoamide acetyltransferase family protein, encoding MEFKFPDLGEGLVEGEIVKWHVKEGDYVKEGDPLVDVMTEKATVTLPAPAAGKVVKILAKEGQVVKVGQTLCVIEPAEGEAKQAERPQAEAAQQAPREVAAMPAARRLARELGVDLAKVKGTGPGGVITVEDVRRYAEELKAKGGEAPEAPKAAEAPKAVGGAEEAEVIPVRGIRRAVAEKMTKAKRLVPHAYHLEEVDLTELIRLRERLKAEAERRGVKLTLLPFVARAVALALREFPMLNSEYDEEKNAIVVRKAVNLGIAVDTEQGLVVVVVRDADRKGVLELAKEIAALAEKARSGKLDIQDVRGSTFTISNIGAVGGLGGLSILNYPEAAIMAVGQAKKKPWVVEGRIEIRDIALVAVSFDHRVVDGAYVARFVNRVRELLERPELLLL
- a CDS encoding flavin reductase family protein, with the translated sequence MAFTGDYLRRIMRRYPTDVSVVTTAYRGAFYGLTANSFISLSLNPPLVLVAIDKRARTHEAVKGSGVYAVNILAHDMEEIARRFATAPPEERFRDLKLAFAATGVPILADALAYLDCEVVAEYPGGDHTIFVGRVVDGAVLNDKPPLIYYDRGYRSL
- a CDS encoding thiamine pyrophosphate-dependent dehydrogenase E1 component subunit alpha, yielding MLETNLEIPRQYRTEVKQPQIFRVLGQDGEPNEAYEIGYKPTEGELAKAYRWMVVGRTLDKYALMYHRMGKVRSTYGPHEGHEAADAGTALALRPEDWVAPHYRNLTLVIARGVPLEVIWAKFFAKSGDPDKGRNLTIEWGGFKKWRILSIGAPIGHQYVYAAGFAYALRYMKRDEVVAAYIGDGGTSTGGFHAGLNFAGVYKVPAAFFIYNNQYAISMPVARQTAVERLATKAAAYGIEGVSADGMDLLAVVKTAKWAVEKARRGEPALVEYVMYRFGPHTTADDPLTRYRDQKEVEEWRRWDPLARLERFLIRSGIYSESDVRTIWEEAEREVKEAAKAAEAMPDVPVEEAVRDVYSFVPKSLQEWLGEL
- a CDS encoding alpha-ketoacid dehydrogenase subunit beta, whose translation is MIANMAKAINMALHEEMARDERVVVLGEDVGRRGGVFLVTEGLYERFGPERVIDTPLNEGGILGFALGMAMAGLKPVAEIQFVDFIWTGADELLNHIAKLRYRSGGEYKAPLVVRAPVGSGVKSGLYHSQSPEAVFVHTPGLVVVMPSTPYNAKGLLKAAIRGDDPVVFLEPKILYRSPREEIPDGDYVVEIGKARVAREGDDVTVVAYGAMVHRALEAAEKAKASVEVVDLLTLNPMDVDAVLKSVSKTGRLVVAYDAPKTAGLGAEVAAVVAEKALDKLAAPVVRVAGPDVPQSPVAHDAIYAPTVERILKAIEKVMAY
- a CDS encoding ZIP family metal transporter translates to MDQLVPIGYGFLAGITVLIGAWSMYLARYRLDQKSLGTLQAMAGGILAYLALETGHEASEYVEGLAKPATLPDFLAAVAVTTAALVATFVVFAKAERLGARAGAAPSSASAFIVALSLGIHNVGEGFAIAASLLAGAVASAALFTVGFAVHNATEGFAIVGPLLGDRAARPSPAYIAGLSLLAGLPAIPGAAVYYTGLGGGLFIATLDTVATASIVYALLHVNLSALPKLGGLTSYRFWASLVAGVALAFATESILLFAMPGSL
- a CDS encoding fumarylacetoacetate hydrolase family protein — encoded protein: MKLLTFRKGEARRVGLFLDGFVVDLPKAYTLVYDAYEAPDFLHDMRKLIAAGRPALEIVEYISRRAPEEAKLSPKDIVWEPPVPNPEKILAVAVNYKSHGKEMGHEPPPKPYFFPKLPNALVGHEQPVVKHKVVEKMDWEVELVVVLGRPGKYIPPERALDYVFGYTVGNDISLRDWQYPATQYGLNWIWGKSMDTAAPVGPYIVTRDEIEDPNKLGLELRVNGAVEQRGNTSELIFNVQQLIYWASQGITLKPGDLIFTGTPPGVGFPRGKFLKGGDVVEAEVEKIGVLRNYVVEEK
- a CDS encoding AAA family ATPase, which codes for MVVPALFKLEPKESLEELYDFEEELRMLRLGYEKGRITAVLGLRRTGKSSLVRSFLNGLRVPHIYIDARRAALATGRATARGFAAELGRALTEFLRREASLRDKLIQALGSVRGISVSAHGLSVALSWSGGGADLASLLEAVDRVAEEAGERVAVAIDEVQELRGAGVGLAKLLAYIYDNLPNLVAIVTGSQIGLVYDILRLDDPESPLYGRAVVEIRTRRLGREQALDFLRRGFGEAGISPPEEELERAVDLLDGIIGWLTYYGWARTAGAGGLEEIADTAARQEAAELERFLLKSRAEERYRAILKAVALRPMRWSEIKMAVEAREGAEIDDKNFTALLHYLVKMGILEKAGDLYSIPDPIVRRAVERYLR